The genomic window CAACTACTCTGTTTGGTCACCAAATAATAAATGAAGCGCGACTTGTCTTGCAAAATTGCTACGCCGCCTGGCTTGACATTTTGCTGCTTTAGTTTGGGTATTTGaccgaatttatttctaaaaagttTGCAATATAATTAGAGAGCTTTTCATTCAGTCATACGTTAATAAATTAACTGCTACTCACCTAAATTTTACAGCAATTCCTTTGCCAAGTCTCATATCGGCTGCTACACAATGCGCCATTGAATATTTCTCATTCGCGCAAAACAAGTCGCCAGTAATTTCCTTAATTTGACAGATAGACATGTTTTTAAAGGTTTccgaatatttaaatttaaattaacttcTTTTGTAAATCAAATACATTATAATTATTCACTGGATTCCCGCGAAACTTATTGAGATGAGAGAGTATCGATATT from Bactrocera tryoni isolate S06 chromosome 5, CSIRO_BtryS06_freeze2, whole genome shotgun sequence includes these protein-coding regions:
- the LOC120776515 gene encoding ADP-ribose glycohydrolase OARD1 isoform X1; this translates as MSICQIKEITGDLFCANEKYSMAHCVAADMRLGKGIAVKFRNKFGQIPKLKQQNVKPGGVAILQDKSRFIYYLVTKQSSWGKPTYQTLHDSLYAMKIHMLKNEIYKLAIPRIGCGLDGLVWQKVKDSLQEVFKDTPIEILVYNYVP
- the LOC120776515 gene encoding ADP-ribose glycohydrolase OARD1 isoform X2 yields the protein MSICQIKEITGDLFCANEKYSMAHCVAADMRLGKGIAVKFRNKFGQIPKLKQQNVKPGGVAILQDKSRFIYYLVTKQSSWGKPTYQTLHDSLYAMKIHMIIWIRDIFLTAKHFLEDFQEVFYRND